The Chryseobacterium viscerum DNA segment CCTGCAGAACAAATGCGGACAAAACCGCAGATAGTGTATAAATCTTTTTCATAGAGTAAAAATAAAAAAACTCTCTGACTAATCAGAGAGTTTAATATTATTTTAATAAAATTTTATGCTTTTACGCTCTTGTACTTTCTTGTAAAGTAAACAATAAATCCAATTGCTACAATACCAAGTACATATACGTACATATCAATGGGTGCAGGTGCTCCGGTACCGTTTCCTCCATTTCCGCTTCCTGTTGGAGCTGGTTGTGGTGGTGCAGCATTTGCTAAAGTTATAGCAAAAAGAAAAAGAGCTAATACTAGTTTATTAATAGTTTTCATGTGGCTTATTTTAAGATTTTAGTGTTAACAGTTTCTCCCTTATCAGAAACGATTTTTACAACGTATGAATTTTTAACTGAGCCATCAAGCTCGATTACAAAATCTCTGGACGCATCAACCGCTTTTTTAGAGATTACTAGTTTACCGCTCATATCATAAACTTGAATATCTGCTTTTTTCCATTTTGGATCAAATCTTACAATGTAATTTGTAATAGATGGATCATACACTACAAGTGTTCTTGATGCAGCAGCTTTATTACTATTATCTACAGCCAAAGTAATATTACTTGGTTCTCCATAATACAAATTAGCTTCCTCATTTGTTACCGCTACAACATCTCCTTGCTTAGCTTCTATTAAATTTCCGTTTTCGGCTTTATAATAGAATCCAATTCCTGAAGATAACTGATGTGCACCAGCTGGGATTAGCGCTGCATTTTCTCTGATCTCGAATTTATAAGATTTCACCTGATCCAGGTAATAGTTAACTAACTTAACATTTTTACCCTTGAAGTTACTCTCATTAGCTTCGTTAATATATAACCAATAGTTAGTATTATTATTATCATACCCACCATTCAGTGATTCTTCAAAAGTACCGATGATGTTTTTACCCGCTGAAGACTGCACTGAAGTTGCTGCAGAAATCTGGTGTCCTGTTGTTAATGATGGAGAAACAACATAGTATGTTCTGGAAAGTTCTTTCCCGTTAGCATCAAGACCGATTACACCAAGCTGTTTTACAGTATTGGTTGTATTCTTACCATTAGCCATTTTAGCTGCTGTTACATCATAATTGGTACCTGCTGTTCTTGCAGTAGATTTGAATCTTCTCAGGGTATTAAAATTTAAAGTCTGAGCTGTATTGTCTCTTAACTTTATTTTAAATGACTGCATCGGTTTGATTACAAGTAAATCTACGTCACCAATAGCAGGAGCTACTCCGTCACCTGTAGGTAAGAAAGTAACTACCTTAGCAGCTGTAGCATAAGTAGAACCACTTGGAAGAGTAACAATTGTACCTGGGTCATATTCAATACCCCAGATGTTTCTTACAGCATTTCCATCAGATCCTGTAACACTTTCAGTATATCCAATATTAGCTAAATCTAAATTGGTAAGGAAAGGGTTTCCGAATTGGTAGAAATTTTGTCCGAATGTTCCAGACCATGGATTTGTAGTAAACTCAAAACTATCATCAAGATAAGTATTGTACTTCTCGTTGTATTGGTTTAGAGCATTACCATTAGTTCCGAATACAACATTGGAAGCACCTACGTTAGATTTTCCTGCATTCTGTAATGATACAGTTCCAGCATACGGTGCATATGGTTTTCCGTTAATATTGAATACGTTTCCTGATGCAGGAGCACTTGGATTCCAGTCATTATTTTTAACCTTTAGCATATAATAACCTGAAGGATCCCAAGTAGTCGAGGTAGGAGCTAGATTCAAAGTAGTAATAGAAACAGCATTAGCATTATCCCATTTAAGAATTGGATTATCATACCTTCCGGTATTGAAAGTTTTGCCAACTTCAGTAGATAATGAATTGAAAGCTTTACCAGAGAAAGGCAAAGCAACTTGCTGGAAATAATTCCCGCTACCGTTACTAGTAGTTCTGTATTCTTTGGTGACAACACCAGAAATGTTGGATTGGGATAATCCGTCAATGTACAGCTGACCATACGTGGAAGTAGCAAAAGAAGCAGGAGTGTTAAGTCTTAAGATGATATTTCCACCGTCAGTTTTATCAGCACCGCCAGCATCAATTGTCTTAAAACTATCTGTAGCAGATCCTACAACCATGATATTTCCATGTACGTCCAAAAGACCATTACCTCTTGTCTGTACACCTCCACCGCTATAAACTAGGGTGCCTTCGCTCACATACATATTAGCATTAGTGTCAACATGACATAGTATCTGCGCCTGAACAGAGTAACTAATTGCTAAAAGACCTATAGCAAATAAACTTTTTCTCATTGTATAAATTATTTGTGTGTTAATACAATCTTCACCCGCAAAGGTATTATTATTTTTCTTAAAAAAAAAATATTTTATCTATTAATCAAAACATTATCTTCCGTCAAGATGATCTCTTTGTCCTCTCCTATTGAAAACATATAGTCTTCTAGAACTTTTTCGGTAGTACCTCTCAACCCTCTTGCTCCTAATCCTTTTTCAATAGTTTCCTCTACGATTTTTTCAATTGCACCATCTGTTATTACCAAATCCGTACCATCCATCTTGAAAAGTTCCACAAATTGATTCACAATTGAATTTTTTGGCTCTTTCATAATTCTTACCAGGGTCTCTTTCGTGAGTTTATCGAGGTAAGTGATGATTGGAAATCTTCCTAAAAGTTCCGGAATTAATCCGAAAGTACGAAGATCAATTGCATTAATATTTGTTAATATATATTCGTCTTCATCTGTTTTATTGATTTTCTCAGAACTGAAGCCTATCGCCT contains these protein-coding regions:
- a CDS encoding T9SS type A sorting domain-containing protein, coding for MRKSLFAIGLLAISYSVQAQILCHVDTNANMYVSEGTLVYSGGGVQTRGNGLLDVHGNIMVVGSATDSFKTIDAGGADKTDGGNIILRLNTPASFATSTYGQLYIDGLSQSNISGVVTKEYRTTSNGSGNYFQQVALPFSGKAFNSLSTEVGKTFNTGRYDNPILKWDNANAVSITTLNLAPTSTTWDPSGYYMLKVKNNDWNPSAPASGNVFNINGKPYAPYAGTVSLQNAGKSNVGASNVVFGTNGNALNQYNEKYNTYLDDSFEFTTNPWSGTFGQNFYQFGNPFLTNLDLANIGYTESVTGSDGNAVRNIWGIEYDPGTIVTLPSGSTYATAAKVVTFLPTGDGVAPAIGDVDLLVIKPMQSFKIKLRDNTAQTLNFNTLRRFKSTARTAGTNYDVTAAKMANGKNTTNTVKQLGVIGLDANGKELSRTYYVVSPSLTTGHQISAATSVQSSAGKNIIGTFEESLNGGYDNNNTNYWLYINEANESNFKGKNVKLVNYYLDQVKSYKFEIRENAALIPAGAHQLSSGIGFYYKAENGNLIEAKQGDVVAVTNEEANLYYGEPSNITLAVDNSNKAAASRTLVVYDPSITNYIVRFDPKWKKADIQVYDMSGKLVISKKAVDASRDFVIELDGSVKNSYVVKIVSDKGETVNTKILK